The nucleotide window GCTGTGAGTGTGCCATCCACTCACCTTTTACACTTTTCCTGTTTACATCTGCACCTCTCTCCAACAGGTACTGTGCAATCTCCTTATGTCCTTTGTAGCAGGAAATCATGAGACATGTGTGGCCGTGTCTGTTGGCCACCTCCAGGTCAGCTTTGTGCTCCACCAGGTATTTTACAATGTCCAGGTGGCCGTCAAAGCAGGCTGCCCTTAGGGGTGTCGAGTTGGTCAGGGTCGTGCTATTGACAGAAGCTCCGTGGCCCAGCAGGGACTGCACCACCTTCAGGTGACCCGCCGCCGAGGCTGCCCAGAGAGGGGGCGCTCCCTCGATGGTCTCCCCGTCAAAGTTCACCGAGCCCCCGGCCTCAACAGGCGCGCTGCAGCACTCCAGCAGATACTCCACCAGGTCCAGGTGGCCGTACCGGGAGGCCATCAGGAGCGGGGTGGCCCCGTTGGTTTTCTCGCCCATCAACTTGGTCACCTCGTGTCCATCTTTGTTCTCCAACAGTTTCTGTAGCAGCCGCAGCTTGCCGTCCCTTGCTGCGTTAAATACGGCTGTCTTTAAATCCATCTCTGGGCGTTAGTTTCACTGTTAAATATAAGGCAACGATGTCCGTGGAAAAAAATCGGTCAACGATTACTCGAGGTGTAGCAAGCTAACGTTGCTGTGGCCAGGTGGGGCTTGGGACCCTTTGTTTACAAGCTCCGACTCACTATCGTTAGCTAGCGTTTTGGTTAAAAGCACACGGTTAAATTGTCTTTCTAAActtcagctttaaaaaaaaatggcattacCAGCCAGTTGTGTGAATCTCTAAATATATTAACTCAGACGTTTGAGACGACCCTTGGTCCAGTAACGCATTTGTCGCCAAGATAGCAAGGCTAGTCAACTTCCTTGATTAATTCAGCTAACCGACTAGCTAGCTTAACTGACGTTACTTTTCACCTCTTTATTGATCGTTCAGTCGATACCCATCTACTGACATGTCTTGCCTTCCGAGAAGCTCGCCTCCATTATATCTGCTTCTTGTGCCGGTCATTGTTCCACAACACACTGCTGAGACGTTATTTATATTCGCTTCCTAAGGGCCGACCTATAGACATCCACCCCCACCCGTTACGCCGTGCTGCTGTTAGCTTATTCGCTTGTTAGCCATGGAAAACGACGTTCGGTCTGATGTTTGGCCAAACAATCTGGGGATACCCCCACTTTCCGGGCCGCTTTTCTTTAATACACACACGTCGAAAAACAAGCGAGACACGTTACCCCTAATGCGGTGAACAACACTCGTCCATGTAGCCCCGCAGCAAACTGGCACGACAATAATCTCAGCGAAGGTAAATATGGACGGCTATCCTCCCACGGCTAGACCGGATGATCACGACTCAGTTTCTGTCAAATCGCAAACCCAACGCAGTCTTTTTTCTCGACTAGCACAAGTGATTGACGTGTGAAGGACCAATCACAGAGCTGGTACACTGTGTCgtagtcaataaaaaaaaaagacaaagctgCTCTACAGGAATCCGAGAAACAATTACCCTGTGACGAGCAAACAACTTCAAACGAACATTTTAATTGCCTCCTTTGTATCTACcagattaataaatattttaaaatatagtaTGGGTGCAAATCTGAGTGTGATGGCCTTGATTATATCTCTCCCTACAGGATAACATAAGCATGACCTGAGAATGTATCCAAAAACTTCACCCCTCACTGAACACTGTTTtgttaataatgaataaaaacataccCTGACATTTTAACAGAAAGTTTATTCAGTCATCCCAATAACTTAAAAAGTTTACAGAAAGCATCAGAGATAAATTTGTGTCTAAAAAAATGACCTGGCAGCACATAAACCTTTGTGGCAACTTTGCACCACCTACCAAAACTGACAATGAACATATGGTGAGAGGGGAAAAGCATAGCAATAGAAGCAAAGCCAAACCACAACtaataaatgaatcaaataaATTAGTTGTTTTACAAGTCTCTAGAATCCGTTCTGACAGTTAAACAAGACCAAACTAGAAATAGTTTTTGGTTTCTTTCAGTAGGTTAGGTGTAAAAGTCTGTCTTATGAATATAAAAGTTATATTTATCTCACATCACAACAGTGATGTCTTCTAGCGTCAGCAGAAGTGTTCTGTTCAGAGTCACGTTCAATTCTACATGTGAACTTCGATATGACCCCAGTATACTCAGGTATTTCAGCATTCATTCCTGTGTCTTACAGCTGAATTTGCAAATCAGTGAATAGTGAGAGAAAGAATGACCCAATGACTGATTCCTGGCTGAACTAAGCACGCTCATATGTTCCGAACCAGtcatattatatataaacacattacatttaAGCTGTCTAAATCTTCCTCCCTGTTCCTTTAGAACATTAATTGAGTAGGCAGTCAGGGAGTACAGTCTCAACTTACAACTAAAACTCAAAGTTACTGGAATTACCTTATATTCAAGCAATATTTTGCAAAACGTTAATTTTTACAACAGTGCTGTATAAAACCGAGAGCAATATCAGCTTACAAGATAAAGAAGTTGTTGTTACACTTTACACAGCAAGAACTAGATGTAACATTGCAAGGTAAAAAGTGAAAGATTTTTTTGAAGTTGGTGCACTAAAAACTGCTGCCATTGCAACTTAACACTCAAATGTGTAATTTtcaaaagaatatatatatattttttgcctTCAACATTGAGACACATAgataattattacatttttagggAATAATTCATCTAGGtgtggtcaaactgaaacactatTTCACCCCGATGTGCAAATGGAATACAAATAACAAAACTAACTTTTTTAAGAAATTGGGTCTGCAGTCACTTAAGGGAGACCATCTGTATCTTTAAACTCAATCCCTCaatcaaaacacaaactaaagCTAATATTAAATTAAAGGATGGCTAATATTAAATTAAAGGATGGCTTACTCAGACAGCATACTCTTATAACTCTTCTAAAATGCCAAAACTGATAAAAGCACAACACAAAATCTACTCTCACCTAATACAGTGagatttaataaagaaaaaaaaagcaatgtatTTTTCATAATCAAATGCAACCTTTGTGGGGGAAACACTTTGCCTTGCCAGTGTGGTTTTGGAGAGCCGATGCTTtgcatgcaaacaaacaaaaccatgaACCTCACATTATGAGTACATTTAGTCATAACTTTCACTTTCTCTGTTATTTCAGTGCACAATTTgggctgaaaaatgaaaaagaccaGGAGAAGAGGATTTGAGATgacggggggaaaaaaaagaacacaaataaaATCAGAACCCATTTAGAAatgattcaaatatttaaagtagGACTGGGCAATTTATCAACATTGTGATAAACATGAGATGTcttcttaaattttggatattgtaatatggtaagtgttgtcttttcctggttctaCAGGCTACATTACAATAAGGCAGTATCGTTTTCTGAACTTCCCTTacttctagctgttctattatttgcctttaaccactTGGTCATATCTATGGTATGTCtgattttttgtcaaaaaaatctcactgtgtgaatagtttgtgaaagcaccaacagtcaaccctacattattgttgttatattGAAATCAAGGGATTTGGTCCAAAATATTGGGATTTTTGATGTTCTCCacattgcccagctctatttCAAAGTATTTAGGGTTTTCTTCAACTATATGACCTTGAACTGCCTCCAATACAGATGATTACaagcaacacaaacaagaaaacaattgtTCAGGTTTTCTATTTTACCCCTCAaaccattttaaaacatatttaaccTTTCAGACTTCAAGACTCATTTGCATAATGTTAGTAAGAATACCAGTGCTGAATGAAGTTGACATGTCAGATTGTTCAACCTGGCAGTTTGATATGATCCAATTTGAGATGAGCACTGATATTCCAACCCACTCTATGCACACCAGTCCAGGTACGGATAAAGAAAGTGATGAATTAGATTCCGGGGCTCAGAGACTGTTACGATCCAACGCGTGTTGTAGTGGTCTTTCTGTCAGAAAAGAAGCTTCTCAGCAGGACCACCTGGCTGATGCTGACCACCAGAAGAATAATGGCCTCTCCAATGGACCAGAATGCAACACGGGTGTTGAGGTCCTCCGCCCGACTGCGTCCCTGGGCCTCACGGAGGCGGAAGTGAGTCTGGTAGTCGATGACCGACTTCAGGGCCTCGTGGATGGACACGCAAGCTGATTCCATCTAGAAtggtattaaaaaataaaactatggaAGCCAAGAACAAAGTAATATATTTAGACTGTTACTTGTAAAATGAAGAGGTACACTTTTTGAGCGTGCAATAATATTGTCTGTCTTATTCTTTATTTTGGTTCGATCTCTTGCAGCACACACTGTGCTTTTCTGTTATTCTGTCACGAGAAAACAAACATCAGGAAAACATAATAGGCGTATTACAACATTACTCACTATGGGTGTTGAATAAAAACTTATTCATCCTGGTTAAAACTAACTAGTGAAGAGCACAGCCAGACAGGGGTTTCCGTCATTACAGCAGGTTAAACCTCTTTTCAGCTTAGAAATTAGGCGACGCATGGCTGGGAATTTACGGAAGACACCATGTACTAATAAGAACCTTGTTGTACCCCTCTAAACCCTAACAGGAGCTATGAAACTAACAGCAGAGTAAGAGAGATGTGGAAAAGTGTATAACCTCATGTTGTACAACATGATGTCTGGAAAACGAGTAGTTTTTAAGCCGGATAAAAACAAATCGGGTTTATGTCAGTTACAAAAAGCATGCATACACTTGCATGCTATATACTTTATAATGATTAAGCTTGTTCATCCTCATACACACAGTTTACCTGAGTGAGGGCAGTGACTCTGTTCTCATTGGGGAAGAGCGGAGGGTCATCGCCAACCTGGAAGTCAAAGTAAACCGTCTTGTGTGTGAAGGTGGAGAACTCGTTACTGAAGCAGAACTTGTAGGTGCCATTCTTGGCCGCTGTGAAGGTAAAGCTGTCATATTGCTTCTTCATCTCCTTGTAAAGTGTAGTGCCTTCTGGGTCCTCCAAACGACAGTCCACATCATAATGGCCACCGGTCACCACCTATCAAGCCACCACGTATTGTGTCAAGTAGTAAAGAGACAAAGAACAGGGTTGGACTACATGGAATAAACTCATGTCATGATTGTCACATCAAAGTCAAATGCAGTATTTTACTACAACACAATCTTATAACTCTCTAAAAATACATGTtctcaattattattattacacacacacacacacacacacacacacttctttctGGTCCATATGGGGTAACGGGGAACCCCCAAAGTATTATCACCTCAAATTGTGACAGATTTGAGTCATACTTAGGCATAACAGACTGGGATGAAGATATCATTTTTGAGGAGACTTTAAaacaatataattaataatgaattatCGCTtatcaaataacagaaaaacgGGCACTCTCAGATTTATATGGAAATACGTGATGTAAATCATATGGTTTATGTTGNNNNNNNNNNCTAACTTGTGCAACATTCAGATGtataatattttatatgatGTTAAAGGAATTGTTTATGCGGACAAAATCTACCTGTTTGAGCAAACCACACTGCAGCATCGCTGCtacattaataaatacaatgGGACAGACAAAAGCTCCAGTgtgttaaaacagaaaaaaaataggtttgtccttatattttaaaaagttgacCATGCATTCATCCGTGAGATAGCTGCTGCTATAACGGTGCTGATCTTTGAAGCCTGATCCTGCCATTCAGATGACAGTCTGAACTCTGATCAACACTTACAATTAGAACTTCCAGATTAGGATGATGAATAAGGCTAGAAGGCTGAAGTTTGGGCCGAAAGCAGACCCACCTGAAACTCCAGTGTACACTTGGTGCCGATGATGATGTCCTCATAGAAACACTGTTTGGCGTTGTCTGGCAGCTCAAATGTTAGCTCGGAGCCCAGCACCCATACACAGAGCAGCTGGGCCGACAGCACCTGCAACAGCACCCGAAAGGATCCGTACATCCTGATGTCCGAGAGCCAAGCTTCAAAGTCAAAACTTCAGCAGACCTGCCGAAATAAACATTAGCAGACATTAAACCAAAATCAATAACGAGGGAGGAAAgaagacaaaaatgacaaatcaaACCCGGACACTGATATCAATTTGTTAGCTtcaagctaacgctagctagctagcttgttaGCGTTTATATTTTAGAGACTGGAAGCCACTAGGGatttgtaacattttcttaAGGCTGGTGTAATGGTGTACTATGGGCGCTTTCGTGGTCAATCAAGTTAAGGTAAATTCAAACATTAACATTTCTtaattcatgttattttgtctCAGCATTAGCTAACTCACCTGAAAGTGCTCACCCGGATGCGACTAATGCTAACCATAGACAGTGAGTAGCGTTTTACAAACGTGACACGGGATTGGCTGTCATGTCTAAAAGCCCGCCCCTTCTCTCTCTAATGGTTCCACGTCATAGACAGTTAAGGTCCACGTCCACCACCAGACGAAGACATGCTAGAGAAGTGTAGCTGCCTTTCAATACACTCCAACGTGGCTGCCACTTTGTGGTAAGATAATATATTACATCTGAAAATTATGTTTTGTTAAATGGTTTATTCGACAAAACAACTACATTAAACAAAAATCCACGCGTACAAAATTTGACTGTGTCCTAATCCTCATCATTTAAAATAGCCTCCAGTAATGACACAATTTCTTGGCAGTGTCCAAGTTTATGTAAGGACCATTATTATTGTAACTGTTATATTCTCTTTAATACAtgcttttcagttgtttttactGCTCTTTTATGTTCTCCATGTTCTTTAATCTATGTATTATTATCCCTATTATTTTATGTTGTGCTCATAAGAACTGTGTATTGGGGTATTCTATGCTACCTTTTTATTATGAGATGTTTGTGGCGGGTTGTGTCTTCATGTGTGAATGATGATGGCCATGACGACCGGAAGCGTGTGGTACAGTAGCAAAATACCCAACATCAACCTGTTATGAAGTGATTGATCCATACTCTGGGATATTGTGGACAACTGAGAACAATGCCTAACTGAagcagagataaaaaaaaaaaaaactgcaggatAGGGGATCTCTTTCAGAGGGTTGGGTGTGTAATGGCAAATCCTCATTTTCTGGTAAATGTTCATCTATGGAGTACAGTAGACTTCCCAGGATAGGGTCTTTCTGTCTGCACCTAAAATGACACTGGTCCAGCATAGAGGATGGTTGTTGTCAACTTCCGGTGGGGGGCATCTGCTGTCAGACTCCTTCAGCTTGTCGTTGGTTGGACAACCAATCATTTAAAAGACTGTACAATCTCTATATCAATTCTCCAAAAGCCATCCATTGTTTTTGAGGTTGCTTTTTACT belongs to Etheostoma spectabile isolate EspeVRDwgs_2016 chromosome 5, UIUC_Espe_1.0, whole genome shotgun sequence and includes:
- the tmed7 gene encoding transmembrane emp24 domain-containing protein 7; the protein is MYGSFRVLLQVLSAQLLCVWVLGSELTFELPDNAKQCFYEDIIIGTKCTLEFQVVTGGHYDVDCRLEDPEGTTLYKEMKKQYDSFTFTAAKNGTYKFCFSNEFSTFTHKTVYFDFQVGDDPPLFPNENRVTALTQMESACVSIHEALKSVIDYQTHFRLREAQGRSRAEDLNTRVAFWSIGEAIILLVVSISQVVLLRSFFSDRKTTTTRVGS